The Spirulina subsalsa PCC 9445 region GGGAACGGGGGGAGATTATTGAGAAACAGGAGCAGCTAGGGATTCAGATTGAAGGATTGCAAGGGGAACAGGAGAAACTGAAGGGGGAACGGACTCATTTGCAGAAGGAGGAACATAGTCGCCAATATTGGGAGAATCAGTTAACGTGGCAGCAGAATCAGTGTCAACAGTTGGCGCAAGATTGCGATCGCCTTCGACAAGAAATTGAGCAGTTCCAGCAGCGCTCTAGGGGCTTACAGCAGTTGGTGGAACAAGGCCCCGAGATTCAAGCCCAGTATGAGCAGTTGTTACAGTTGCGCCAACAGGAGCAGAATTTCGCCCAAAAGTTTCAGGTCTATCAGGAGTTACAACAGCAGCACCAACAGTTACAGCAGCAGTTACTGCAACGCAAGAATGAGTTAAGTCTCTCCTTGGGACAGGAACAAACTCGTCTGGCTCATTTGGAGCAACAGGAACAGGAAATTCTGGGAATTTTGAGTCAGGAGGGGGAGATTCGGGCGGCCTTGGAACAACTACAACGTTCTCGTCAACGGCTCCAAGAATTAGATGCGCTCAAGTTGGAGGTGTCCCCTCTGTTGGAACAGCGTCACCGTTTGGGGATGGAAGTGGAGCGAGTTCGCGCCCGTTATCAAGCGCGCTTGGAACAGTTGCAAGTGACTAAGGGGAGGATTGAGGAACAAATCTCCGCGATTCCTCAGTTGCGACAACGGATTTTAAGTGTTGATGCTCAGGTGGTGGCGTTGGAAAAAAAACAGGTCTATCGGGAACGAGTGCATGATAAGGGACAAGAACGGAACTTGTTCCGCAGTCGTTTGGAGGAGCAGGAACGGCAGAATGAACAGCAAATTGGGGAGTTACAGCAAAAGCTGGATTTATTGGCGGTGCAGGGGGCAGTCTGTCCCTTGTGCGATCGCGCTCTTGATGAAGACCATCGCCGCCATGTGATCGAAAAAACCCAAGCGCAACAGGAACAACTGCAAAAACAAATCTGGGCGATTCGAGAAGATATGGCCACTTGTGAGCGAGAGTTAACCAAACTGCGGCAGGAATATAAACAACTGGAGCAAGAATTAAAGGTGCATCCCACCTTGACTCAAGAACGAGGCCAGTTAGAAGCCCAGTTAGAACACAGTTGTGAGCAGTACGAACGACTGCAAGAACTTGAAGAGGAGATGAGCGAGTTAGAACGCTCTCTGACGGTGGGGGGCTATGCCCTAGAACTCCATCAGGAACTGCACCAACTCAATGAAAGGATAGTGCAGTTAAACTATGATGAACAAACCCATGCGTTAGTGCAGGGGGAGGTGAAACAGCGACAGTGGGCGGAAATTAAACAGTCGAAAATTGACGATGCCAAGCGGAAACAAGGGGAGTTAGCCCGTCAACGGCCCCAATTGTGCGATCGCCTGACCCAAATCCAACAACAGATCGCCCAACTCGAACAAAACTCCGATCTGCAACGGCAGATTCAACAAGTCAAAGCTCAAATGAGCGCCCTGGGCTATAATCGTCAGGAACATAGTCACCTCACCGAAACCTTGCGCGCCATGCAGGGGGCCGAACTGCGCTATCATCAACTCAAACAAGCTCAGGCCGAACTGCCCCAAGTCCAAGGTCAAGAGGAGGAAAAACGGCAGTTATTACAGGTGCGAGAACAAGATCGCCAGAACACGGGGCAAGAGATTCAGCAGTTAATCAGCCGCATGGCAGAAATACCCGACTATCGCCCCCAAATCCAAGCCTTAGAACAAACCCTACAAGAAAATCGACAGGCGTTAGATCATCGGATTGCCGAACAAGGGCGCTTAGGGGAACAATTGCGCCAACTTGAACACTACGAGCAGGAATATAAACGGACTCAGGAAAAGATTCAAAAGGTCCGCCAACAGTACCGAGTCTATCAGGAACTGAGCCAAGCCTTCGGGAAAAATGGCATTCAGGCACTAATGATTGAGAATATTCTCCCCCAACTTGAAGCCGAAACTAACCAGATTCTCGCTCGCTTGACGGGGAATCAACTACACGTTCAATTTATTACCCAAAAGGTAAGCAAGAGCAATCAAGGCAAGAAAAACGCCAAAATGATTGACACCCTAGAGATTCTGATTGCTGATGCCCAAGGGACCCGCGCTTATGAGACGTATTCCGGGGGCGAGGCCTTTCGCATTAACTTTTCCATTCGTTTAGCCCTAGCGCGACTGTTAGCCCAACGTTCTGGGGCATCATTGCAAATGCTAATTGTCGATGAGGGATTTGGCACCCAAGATGGGGAAGGATGCGATCGCCTCATTGCCGCCATTAACGCCATTGCCAGTGATTTCGCTTGTATTTTAGCCGTTACCCATATGCCCCAATTTAAGGAAGCGTTCCAGTATCGGATAGAAGTACAGAAAACGGAACAAGGTTCTCAGTTGCGAGTGTTGAGTTAGTAGGGGAGAAACCCTATCGGCTTCCTTCGTTAGGGGAGAAATTCGGGCAACTAAACGCTATAAAGAGGTTCTCAATTTGGATGTGTTTCAGTTCACAACCCCATCCTTTGATTGAGGTGGGGAAAAAATCAGGGGGTGGAGCGTCAAAATTGATCATTATTCCCTGGGCTGGATTGCTCCATAGAGGCCTGAAAGCTATACTCAATGATCAACGTGCCACTAAACCCCAATCCCTAGGC contains the following coding sequences:
- the sbcC gene encoding exonuclease subunit SbcC, producing MIPLQLTLKNFLSYRQVTLDFRGLHTACICGANGAGKSSLLEAITWAVWGQSRAATEDDVINAGTKDVRVDFTFCSDDQTYRIIRSRPRGRSGSLEFQVMTGDGRFRAISGKGVKATQQQIIETLKLDYDTFVNSAYLRQGRADEFMLRRPTERKQVLADLLKLDHYEVLSQRAKDQAKQFKAEVEVLEATLGPLQGRLGERGEIIEKQEQLGIQIEGLQGEQEKLKGERTHLQKEEHSRQYWENQLTWQQNQCQQLAQDCDRLRQEIEQFQQRSRGLQQLVEQGPEIQAQYEQLLQLRQQEQNFAQKFQVYQELQQQHQQLQQQLLQRKNELSLSLGQEQTRLAHLEQQEQEILGILSQEGEIRAALEQLQRSRQRLQELDALKLEVSPLLEQRHRLGMEVERVRARYQARLEQLQVTKGRIEEQISAIPQLRQRILSVDAQVVALEKKQVYRERVHDKGQERNLFRSRLEEQERQNEQQIGELQQKLDLLAVQGAVCPLCDRALDEDHRRHVIEKTQAQQEQLQKQIWAIREDMATCERELTKLRQEYKQLEQELKVHPTLTQERGQLEAQLEHSCEQYERLQELEEEMSELERSLTVGGYALELHQELHQLNERIVQLNYDEQTHALVQGEVKQRQWAEIKQSKIDDAKRKQGELARQRPQLCDRLTQIQQQIAQLEQNSDLQRQIQQVKAQMSALGYNRQEHSHLTETLRAMQGAELRYHQLKQAQAELPQVQGQEEEKRQLLQVREQDRQNTGQEIQQLISRMAEIPDYRPQIQALEQTLQENRQALDHRIAEQGRLGEQLRQLEHYEQEYKRTQEKIQKVRQQYRVYQELSQAFGKNGIQALMIENILPQLEAETNQILARLTGNQLHVQFITQKVSKSNQGKKNAKMIDTLEILIADAQGTRAYETYSGGEAFRINFSIRLALARLLAQRSGASLQMLIVDEGFGTQDGEGCDRLIAAINAIASDFACILAVTHMPQFKEAFQYRIEVQKTEQGSQLRVLS